From the Candidatus Neomarinimicrobiota bacterium genome, one window contains:
- the ybeY gene encoding rRNA maturation RNase YbeY: MDMTLNVENAEDAGIRPDLVKSAVNEVFSGEAVTISSISVLFISDDEIMKVNKKYLNHDFTTDVITFPLGEEPDSIEGEIYISIDTTRRNSAEYGVTHKSELLRVAIHGALHLAGYDDSTSILKSKMKAKENYYLNLIGEFTAMEDHREAQ; encoded by the coding sequence ATGGACATGACGCTTAATGTAGAGAATGCTGAAGATGCGGGAATCCGACCTGATTTAGTGAAATCAGCGGTCAACGAAGTTTTTTCAGGTGAAGCAGTGACTATCAGCTCTATATCCGTACTATTCATATCAGATGATGAAATAATGAAAGTGAATAAAAAATATCTCAATCATGATTTTACAACCGATGTTATTACTTTCCCGCTCGGCGAAGAACCGGATTCTATTGAGGGTGAAATTTACATTAGTATAGATACAACTCGACGAAATTCGGCAGAATATGGAGTTACGCACAAAAGTGAATTACTTCGGGTAGCAATTCACGGCGCATTACATCTTGCCGGATATGATGATTCAACCTCAATATTAAAATCGAAGATGAAGGCCAAAGAAAACTATTACCTGAACCTAATCGGGGAGTTTACGGCTATGGAAGATCATCGGGAGGCGCAGTAA
- a CDS encoding HlyC/CorC family transporter produces MLISAFFSSSETAYFSLKDKRIKELATEGGKRKKRLSALLKEPRKLLITILTGNTIINVIIASLSTLIALDIAVEKGINRNTAVLVEVIIVTLLVLIFAEVSPKLAAVKHSEAIAKLFAYPLSFVHVILQPISRVLYGLTDFVMRIFGIEKSRISFSEEEVKTLVDVGEEQGTLEKEEHKMLHAVIELSETMVREIMVPRTDVTMMHEDTTIEEAIEIIRQNRYSRIPVYGESVDDIEGVLYTRDLIQFLTKNPKNLVISEQLRPAYYVPETKMVDDLLRDFQEQRKKFALVVDEYGGLAGLVTLEDILEEIVGEIQDEHDNEQPIFRRINANTLKADARWDLDDVEDEIGISFPTGEGYDSLGGFLFHQFGEIPAENQEISYSGVKFKVLTVNSNRIMEVEIDSTNKKIIEKDD; encoded by the coding sequence ATGCTGATTTCAGCATTCTTTTCGAGCAGTGAAACGGCGTATTTTTCATTGAAAGATAAACGTATCAAGGAGCTTGCCACAGAAGGGGGCAAGCGGAAAAAGAGATTGTCCGCTCTATTAAAAGAACCCCGGAAACTCCTGATAACCATCCTGACGGGCAATACAATTATTAACGTAATAATCGCAAGCCTCTCAACTCTGATCGCTCTTGACATTGCTGTAGAAAAGGGGATCAACAGAAACACCGCGGTATTGGTTGAAGTCATAATTGTAACATTACTGGTTTTGATTTTTGCGGAGGTTTCCCCAAAATTAGCGGCTGTTAAACATTCGGAGGCGATCGCGAAACTTTTCGCGTATCCTCTTTCTTTTGTACACGTTATCCTGCAACCTATCTCAAGAGTTTTATATGGACTGACAGATTTTGTAATGCGAATCTTCGGTATAGAAAAAAGTAGGATTAGTTTTAGTGAAGAAGAAGTTAAAACGTTAGTGGACGTTGGGGAAGAGCAAGGTACTCTTGAAAAAGAGGAACACAAAATGCTTCACGCTGTCATCGAGCTGAGTGAAACAATGGTTAGAGAGATAATGGTTCCCCGGACAGACGTTACAATGATGCACGAGGATACCACAATAGAAGAGGCGATAGAAATAATACGCCAAAACCGCTATTCCCGTATTCCGGTTTACGGCGAAAGTGTAGATGATATCGAAGGAGTTCTTTATACCCGGGATCTGATTCAATTTCTAACAAAGAATCCTAAAAATCTTGTAATATCGGAACAACTCAGACCTGCTTATTATGTCCCGGAAACTAAAATGGTGGACGATCTTTTGAGAGATTTTCAGGAACAACGGAAAAAATTCGCCCTCGTCGTTGACGAATACGGAGGATTGGCCGGTCTTGTCACGCTTGAGGATATACTCGAAGAAATTGTCGGCGAAATACAGGACGAACATGATAACGAGCAACCGATTTTCAGAAGGATAAACGCTAATACTCTTAAAGCGGATGCGAGATGGGACCTTGACGATGTGGAAGATGAGATAGGAATCTCATTCCCAACAGGCGAGGGTTATGATTCTCTCGGCGGATTTCTATTCCATCAATTCGGCGAGATTCCCGCCGAAAATCAGGAAATCAGTTACAGCGGCGTAAAATTCAAAGTGTTAACTGTCAACTCAAACCGCATAATGGAAGTGGAAATTGACAGTACGAATAAAAAAATAATTGAAAAAGACGACTAG
- a CDS encoding M28 family peptidase, with the protein MNRNMYILLFAFLPIAIGFIAQVNAERKGIYHLIFGEVFYNSAAYSNLRELSDNIGGRVSGTKSGYEAERWALNKFNSYGLQNPHFERFEMPGWERGSLKVEVATPDKKLLSAAALANTPSKSKITEMVIDVGFGHPDEFEKLSDDIKGKIVLAEVGTLPDKRSVHRTEKVQLAMKYGAAGFILITNAPGNLPRTGTVKRGGYVKIPAVGVSAEHGTWLRRYLKNHPDVKVKIDMKNKTKKTYANNIIAEIRGSELPDEVVIVGAHLDSWDLGQGTIDNGVGSVTLLETARVLSKLKAKPKRTIRFILFMGEEFGLYGSSNYIKQHSAELGNIVMMLNMDMIGDPFSYKVYGHDEALPFLKNLAADLQGFGMEPDKVVSKAGLHSDHESFMLAGVPAMSLAANLPESMWRYYHSAGDTFDKASETFLNNAAVIAATTLLRIADEPERIGRLYSDSEIRDMLIKHKLKEPLSITGQWRWSD; encoded by the coding sequence ATGAATCGAAATATGTACATTTTACTATTCGCATTTTTGCCTATTGCCATCGGATTCATCGCGCAGGTCAATGCCGAACGAAAAGGAATTTATCATCTGATATTCGGCGAAGTTTTTTATAACTCAGCCGCCTACTCGAATTTACGTGAACTTTCTGATAACATAGGTGGAAGAGTATCTGGCACTAAATCCGGTTACGAGGCGGAAAGATGGGCGCTGAATAAGTTCAATTCTTACGGTTTACAAAATCCTCATTTTGAACGGTTTGAAATGCCCGGATGGGAACGAGGTTCTTTAAAAGTTGAAGTCGCCACACCCGATAAAAAACTACTTTCTGCCGCAGCGTTGGCAAATACTCCTTCAAAATCAAAGATTACCGAGATGGTTATTGATGTCGGCTTTGGGCATCCGGATGAATTCGAAAAATTATCCGATGACATAAAAGGAAAGATCGTACTCGCTGAAGTAGGAACCTTACCCGACAAACGCTCGGTACACAGAACTGAAAAGGTTCAACTCGCAATGAAATATGGGGCGGCAGGATTTATTCTGATAACTAATGCTCCGGGCAATTTACCACGCACAGGAACGGTTAAAAGAGGCGGCTATGTTAAAATTCCCGCAGTTGGTGTCTCTGCCGAACACGGTACCTGGCTGAGAAGATATCTAAAGAATCATCCTGATGTGAAAGTAAAAATTGATATGAAGAACAAAACCAAAAAAACTTACGCGAATAATATCATTGCAGAAATTCGCGGTTCGGAGCTACCGGATGAAGTAGTGATAGTCGGCGCTCACCTTGATTCGTGGGATTTAGGTCAGGGAACAATTGATAATGGAGTCGGCTCCGTCACATTGCTTGAAACAGCGCGGGTTCTTTCAAAACTGAAAGCAAAACCAAAACGCACAATCCGCTTTATACTCTTTATGGGAGAAGAATTCGGTCTGTACGGATCTTCAAATTATATCAAGCAACATTCTGCCGAGTTAGGCAATATCGTAATGATGCTCAATATGGATATGATAGGTGATCCGTTCAGCTATAAAGTATATGGTCACGATGAAGCTCTGCCATTTCTAAAAAATCTTGCAGCGGATTTACAGGGGTTTGGTATGGAACCCGATAAAGTTGTATCTAAAGCGGGCTTACACAGCGACCACGAATCGTTTATGTTAGCGGGAGTTCCGGCTATGAGTCTTGCAGCTAATTTACCTGAAAGTATGTGGCGTTATTACCATAGCGCCGGTGATACGTTCGATAAAGCATCCGAGACTTTTTTGAATAATGCAGCCGTTATCGCGGCAACCACTCTGCTTCGTATTGCGGACGAACCGGAAAGGATCGGCAGGCTTTATTCAGACAGCGAAATTAGAGATATGCTTATCAAGCACAAACTTAAAGAACCGCTTTCCATAACCGGTCAGTGGCGATGGAGCGATTAA